From the Homo sapiens chromosome 1, GRCh38.p14 Primary Assembly genome, one window contains:
- the THRAP3 gene encoding thyroid hormone receptor-associated protein 3 isoform X1 produces MSKTNKSKSGSRSSRSRSASRSRSRSFSKSRSRSRSLSRSRKRRLSSRSRSRSYSPAHNRERNHPRVYQNRDFRGHNRGYRRPYYFRGRNRGFYPWGQYNRGGYGNYRSNWQNYRQAYSPRRGRSRSRSPKRRSPSPRSRSHSRNSDKSSSDRSRRSSSSRSSSNHSRVESSKRKSAKEKKSSSKDSRPSQAAGDNQGDEAKEQTFSGGTSQDTKASESSKPWPDATYGTGSASRASAVSELSPRERSPALKSPLQSVVVRRRSPRPSPVPKPSPPLSSTSQMGSTLPSGAGYQSGTHQGQFDHGSGSLSPSKKSPVGKSPPSTGSTYGSSQKEESAASGGAAYTKRYLEEQKTENGKDKEQKQTNTDKEKIKEKGSFSDTGLGDGKMKSDSFAPKTDSEKPFRGSQSPKRYKLRDDFEKKMADFHKEEMDDQDKDKAKGRKESEFDDEPKFMSKVIGANKNQEEEKSGKWEGLVYAPPGKEKQRKTEELEEESFPERSKKEDRGKRSEGGHRGFVPEKNFRVTAYKAVQEKSSSPPPRKTSESRDKLGAKGDFPTGKSSFSITREAQVNVRMDSFDEDLARPSGLLAQERKLCRDLVHSNKKEQEFRSIFQHIQSAQSQRSPSELFAQHIVTIVHHVKEHHFGSSGMTLHERFTKYLKRGTEQEAAKNKKSPEIHRRIDISPSTFRKHGLAHDEMKSPREPGYKAEGKYKDDPVDLRLDIERRKKHKERDLKRGKSRESVDSRDSSHSRERSAEKTEKTHKGSKKQKKHRRARDRSRSSSSSSQSSHSYKAEEYTEETEEREESTTGFDKSRLGTKDFVGPSERGGGRARGTFQFRARGRGWGRGNYSGNNNNNSNNDFQKRNREEEWDPEYTPKSKKYYLHDDREGEGSDKWVSRGRGRGAFPRGRGRFMFRKSSTSPKWAHDKFSGEEGEIEDDESGTENREEKDNIQPTTE; encoded by the exons ttcTAGGTCTCGTTCCAGATCATATTCTCCAGCTCATAACAGAGAAAGAAACCACCCAAGAGTATATCAGAATCGGGATTTCCGAGGTCACAACAGAGGCTATAGAAGGCCCTATTATTTCCGTGGGCGTAACAGAGGCTTTTATCCATGGGGCCAATATAACCGAGGAGGCTATGGAAACTACCGCTCAAATTGGCAGAATTACCGGCAAGCATACAGTCCTCGTCGAGGCCGTTCAAGATCCCGGTCCCCAAAGAGAAGGTCCCCTTCACCAAGGTCCAGGAGCCATTCTAGAAACTCTGATAAGTCGTCTTCTGACCGGTCAAGGCGCTCCTCATCCTCCCGTTCTTCCTCCAACCATAGCCGAGTTGAATCTTCTAAGCGCAAGTCTGCAAAGGAGAAAAAGTCCTCTTCTAAGGATAGCCGGCCATCTCAGGCTGCCGGGGATAACCAGGGAGATGAGGCCAAGGAGCAGACATTCTCTGGAGGCACCTCTCAAGATACAAAAGCATCTGAGAGCTCGAAGCCATGGCCAGATGCCACCTACGGCACTGGTTCTGCATCACGGGCCTCAGCAGTTTCTGAGCTGAGTCCTCGGGAGCGAAGCCCAGCTCTCAAAAGCCCCCTCCAGTCTGTGGTGGTGAGGCGGCGGTCACCCCGTCCTAGCCCCGTGCCAAAACCTAGTCCTCCACTTTCCAGCACATCCCAGATGGGCTCAACTCTGCCGAGTGGTGCCGGGTATCAGTCTGGGACACACCAAGGTCAGTTCGACCATGGTTCTGGGTCCCTGAGTCCATCCAAAAAGAGCCCTGTGGGTAAGAGTCCACCATCCACTGGCTCCACATATGGCTCATCTCAGAAGGAGGAGAGTGCTGCTTCAGGAGGAGCAGCCTATACAAAGAG GTATCTAGAAGAGCAGAAGACAGAGAATGGAAAAGATAaggaacagaaacaaacaaataccgataaagaaaaaataaaagagaaagggagCTTCTCTGACACAGGCTTGGGTGATGGAAAAATGAAATCTGATTCTTTTGCTCCCAAAACTGATTCTGAGAAGCCTTTTCGGGGCAGTCAGTCTCCCAAAAGGTATAAGCTCCGAGATGACTTTGAGAAGAAGATGGCTGACTTCCACAAGGAGGAGATGGATGATCAAGATAAGGACAAAGCTAAGGGAAGAAAGGAATCTGAGTTTGATGATGAACCCAAATTTATGTCTAAAGTCATAGGTGCAAACAAAaaccaggaggaggagaagtCAGGCAAATGGGAGGGCCTGGTATATGCACCTCCAgggaaggaaaagcagagaaaaacagaggagctggaggaggagtcTTTCCCAGAGAGATCCAAAAAGGAAGATCGGGGCAAGAGAAGCGAAGGTGGGCACAGGGGCTTTGTGCCTGAGAAGAATTTCCGAGTGACTGCTTATAAAGCAGTCCAGGAGAAAAGCTCATCACCTCCCCCAAGAAAGACCTCTGAGAGCCGAGACAAGCTGGGAGCGAAAGGAGATTTTCCCACAGGAAAGTCTTCCTTTTCCATTACTCGAGAGGCACAGGTCAATGTCCGGATGGACTCTTTTGATGAGGACCTCGCACG accCAGTGGCTTATTGGCTCAGGAACGCAAGCTTTGCCGAGATCTAGTCCATAGCAACAAAAAGGAACAGGAGTTTCGTTCCATTTTCCAGCACATACAATCAGCTCAGTCTCAGCGTAGCCCCTCAGAACTGTTTGCCCAACATATAGTGACCATTGTTCACCATGTTAAAG AGCATCACTTTGGGTCCTCAGGAATGACATTACATGAACGCTTTACTAAATACCTAAAGAGAGGAACTGAGCAGGAGGCagccaaaaacaagaaaagcccAGAGATACACAG GAGAATAGACATTTCCCCCAGTACATTCAGAAAACATGGTTTGGCTCATGATGAAATGAAAAGTCCCCGGGAACCTGGCTACAAG GCTGAGGGAAAATACAAAGATGATCCTGTTGATCTCCGCCTTGATATTGAACGTCGTAAAAAACATAAGGAGAGAGATCTTAAACGAGGTAAATCGAGAGAATCAGTGGATTCCCGAGACTCCAGTCACTCAAGGGAAAGGTCAGctgaaaaaacagagaaaactcaTAAAGGATCAAAGAAACAGAA GAAGCATCGGAGAGCAAGAGACAGGTCCagatcctcctcctcttcctcccagtcATCTCACTCCTACAAAGCAGAAGAGTACACTgaagagacagaggaaagagaggagagcACCACGGGCTTTGACAAATCAAGACTGGGGACCAAAGACTTTGTGGGTCCAAGTGAAAGAGGAGGTGGCAGAGCTCGAGGAACCTTT CAGTTTCGAGCCAGAGgaagaggctggggcagaggcaACTACTCTgggaacaataacaacaacagcaacaacgattttcaaaaaagaaaccgGGAAGAGGAGTGGGACCCAGAGTACACACCCAAAAGCAAGAAGTATTACTTG CATGATGACCGTGAAGGCGAAGGCAGTGACAAGTGGGTGAGCCGGGGCCGGGGCCGAGGAGCCTTTCCTCGGGGTCGGGGCCGGTTCATGTTCCGGAAATCAAGTACCAGCCCCAAGTGGGCCCATGACAAGTTcagtggggaggaaggggagattGAAGACGACGAGAGTGGGACAGAGAACCGAGAAGAGAAGGACAATATACAGCCCACAACCGAGTAG
- the THRAP3 gene encoding thyroid hormone receptor-associated protein 3 isoform X2: protein MSKTNKSKSGSRSSRSRSASRSRSRSFSKSRSRSRSLSRSRKRRLSSRSRSRSYSPAHNRERNHPRVYQNRDFRGHNRGYRRPYYFRGRNRGFYPWGQYNRGGYGNYRSNWQNYRQAYSPRRGRSRSRSPKRRSPSPRSRSHSRNSDKSSSDRSRRSSSSRSSSNHSRVESSKRKSAKEKKSSSKDSRPSQAAGDNQGDEAKEQTFSGGTSQDTKASESSKPWPDATYGTGSASRASAVSELSPRERSPALKSPLQSVVVRRRSPRPSPVPKPSPPLSSTSQMGSTLPSGAGYQSGTHQGQFDHGSGSLSPSKKSPVGKSPPSTGSTYGSSQKEESAASGGAAYTKRYLEEQKTENGKDKEQKQTNTDKEKIKEKGSFSDTGLGDGKMKSDSFAPKTDSEKPFRGSQSPKRYKLRDDFEKKMADFHKEEMDDQDKDKAKGRKESEFDDEPKFMSKVIGANKNQEEEKSGKWEGLVYAPPGKEKQRKTEELEEESFPERSKKEDRGKRSEGGHRGFVPEKNFRVTAYKAVQEKSSSPPPRKTSESRDKLGAKGDFPTGKSSFSITREAQVNVRMDSFDEDLARPSGLLAQERKLCRDLVHSNKKEQEFRSIFQHIQSAQSQRSPSELFAQHIVTIVHHVKEHHFGSSGMTLHERFTKYLKRGTEQEAAKNKKSPEIHRRIDISPSTFRKHGLAHDEMKSPREPGYKAEGKYKDDPVDLRLDIERRKKHKERDLKRGKSRESVDSRDSSHSRERSAEKTEKTHKGSKKQKKHRRARDRSRSSSSSSQSSHSYKAEEYTEETEEREESTTGFDKSRLGTKDFVGPSERGGGRARGTFFRARGRGWGRGNYSGNNNNNSNNDFQKRNREEEWDPEYTPKSKKYYLHDDREGEGSDKWVSRGRGRGAFPRGRGRFMFRKSSTSPKWAHDKFSGEEGEIEDDESGTENREEKDNIQPTTE from the exons ttcTAGGTCTCGTTCCAGATCATATTCTCCAGCTCATAACAGAGAAAGAAACCACCCAAGAGTATATCAGAATCGGGATTTCCGAGGTCACAACAGAGGCTATAGAAGGCCCTATTATTTCCGTGGGCGTAACAGAGGCTTTTATCCATGGGGCCAATATAACCGAGGAGGCTATGGAAACTACCGCTCAAATTGGCAGAATTACCGGCAAGCATACAGTCCTCGTCGAGGCCGTTCAAGATCCCGGTCCCCAAAGAGAAGGTCCCCTTCACCAAGGTCCAGGAGCCATTCTAGAAACTCTGATAAGTCGTCTTCTGACCGGTCAAGGCGCTCCTCATCCTCCCGTTCTTCCTCCAACCATAGCCGAGTTGAATCTTCTAAGCGCAAGTCTGCAAAGGAGAAAAAGTCCTCTTCTAAGGATAGCCGGCCATCTCAGGCTGCCGGGGATAACCAGGGAGATGAGGCCAAGGAGCAGACATTCTCTGGAGGCACCTCTCAAGATACAAAAGCATCTGAGAGCTCGAAGCCATGGCCAGATGCCACCTACGGCACTGGTTCTGCATCACGGGCCTCAGCAGTTTCTGAGCTGAGTCCTCGGGAGCGAAGCCCAGCTCTCAAAAGCCCCCTCCAGTCTGTGGTGGTGAGGCGGCGGTCACCCCGTCCTAGCCCCGTGCCAAAACCTAGTCCTCCACTTTCCAGCACATCCCAGATGGGCTCAACTCTGCCGAGTGGTGCCGGGTATCAGTCTGGGACACACCAAGGTCAGTTCGACCATGGTTCTGGGTCCCTGAGTCCATCCAAAAAGAGCCCTGTGGGTAAGAGTCCACCATCCACTGGCTCCACATATGGCTCATCTCAGAAGGAGGAGAGTGCTGCTTCAGGAGGAGCAGCCTATACAAAGAG GTATCTAGAAGAGCAGAAGACAGAGAATGGAAAAGATAaggaacagaaacaaacaaataccgataaagaaaaaataaaagagaaagggagCTTCTCTGACACAGGCTTGGGTGATGGAAAAATGAAATCTGATTCTTTTGCTCCCAAAACTGATTCTGAGAAGCCTTTTCGGGGCAGTCAGTCTCCCAAAAGGTATAAGCTCCGAGATGACTTTGAGAAGAAGATGGCTGACTTCCACAAGGAGGAGATGGATGATCAAGATAAGGACAAAGCTAAGGGAAGAAAGGAATCTGAGTTTGATGATGAACCCAAATTTATGTCTAAAGTCATAGGTGCAAACAAAaaccaggaggaggagaagtCAGGCAAATGGGAGGGCCTGGTATATGCACCTCCAgggaaggaaaagcagagaaaaacagaggagctggaggaggagtcTTTCCCAGAGAGATCCAAAAAGGAAGATCGGGGCAAGAGAAGCGAAGGTGGGCACAGGGGCTTTGTGCCTGAGAAGAATTTCCGAGTGACTGCTTATAAAGCAGTCCAGGAGAAAAGCTCATCACCTCCCCCAAGAAAGACCTCTGAGAGCCGAGACAAGCTGGGAGCGAAAGGAGATTTTCCCACAGGAAAGTCTTCCTTTTCCATTACTCGAGAGGCACAGGTCAATGTCCGGATGGACTCTTTTGATGAGGACCTCGCACG accCAGTGGCTTATTGGCTCAGGAACGCAAGCTTTGCCGAGATCTAGTCCATAGCAACAAAAAGGAACAGGAGTTTCGTTCCATTTTCCAGCACATACAATCAGCTCAGTCTCAGCGTAGCCCCTCAGAACTGTTTGCCCAACATATAGTGACCATTGTTCACCATGTTAAAG AGCATCACTTTGGGTCCTCAGGAATGACATTACATGAACGCTTTACTAAATACCTAAAGAGAGGAACTGAGCAGGAGGCagccaaaaacaagaaaagcccAGAGATACACAG GAGAATAGACATTTCCCCCAGTACATTCAGAAAACATGGTTTGGCTCATGATGAAATGAAAAGTCCCCGGGAACCTGGCTACAAG GCTGAGGGAAAATACAAAGATGATCCTGTTGATCTCCGCCTTGATATTGAACGTCGTAAAAAACATAAGGAGAGAGATCTTAAACGAGGTAAATCGAGAGAATCAGTGGATTCCCGAGACTCCAGTCACTCAAGGGAAAGGTCAGctgaaaaaacagagaaaactcaTAAAGGATCAAAGAAACAGAA GAAGCATCGGAGAGCAAGAGACAGGTCCagatcctcctcctcttcctcccagtcATCTCACTCCTACAAAGCAGAAGAGTACACTgaagagacagaggaaagagaggagagcACCACGGGCTTTGACAAATCAAGACTGGGGACCAAAGACTTTGTGGGTCCAAGTGAAAGAGGAGGTGGCAGAGCTCGAGGAACCTTT TTTCGAGCCAGAGgaagaggctggggcagaggcaACTACTCTgggaacaataacaacaacagcaacaacgattttcaaaaaagaaaccgGGAAGAGGAGTGGGACCCAGAGTACACACCCAAAAGCAAGAAGTATTACTTG CATGATGACCGTGAAGGCGAAGGCAGTGACAAGTGGGTGAGCCGGGGCCGGGGCCGAGGAGCCTTTCCTCGGGGTCGGGGCCGGTTCATGTTCCGGAAATCAAGTACCAGCCCCAAGTGGGCCCATGACAAGTTcagtggggaggaaggggagattGAAGACGACGAGAGTGGGACAGAGAACCGAGAAGAGAAGGACAATATACAGCCCACAACCGAGTAG
- the THRAP3 gene encoding thyroid hormone receptor-associated protein 3 isoform X3 encodes MKSDSFAPKTDSEKPFRGSQSPKRYKLRDDFEKKMADFHKEEMDDQDKDKAKGRKESEFDDEPKFMSKVIGANKNQEEEKSGKWEGLVYAPPGKEKQRKTEELEEESFPERSKKEDRGKRSEGGHRGFVPEKNFRVTAYKAVQEKSSSPPPRKTSESRDKLGAKGDFPTGKSSFSITREAQVNVRMDSFDEDLARPSGLLAQERKLCRDLVHSNKKEQEFRSIFQHIQSAQSQRSPSELFAQHIVTIVHHVKEHHFGSSGMTLHERFTKYLKRGTEQEAAKNKKSPEIHRRIDISPSTFRKHGLAHDEMKSPREPGYKAEGKYKDDPVDLRLDIERRKKHKERDLKRGKSRESVDSRDSSHSRERSAEKTEKTHKGSKKQKKHRRARDRSRSSSSSSQSSHSYKAEEYTEETEEREESTTGFDKSRLGTKDFVGPSERGGGRARGTFQFRARGRGWGRGNYSGNNNNNSNNDFQKRNREEEWDPEYTPKSKKYYLHDDREGEGSDKWVSRGRGRGAFPRGRGRFMFRKSSTSPKWAHDKFSGEEGEIEDDESGTENREEKDNIQPTTE; translated from the exons ATGAAATCTGATTCTTTTGCTCCCAAAACTGATTCTGAGAAGCCTTTTCGGGGCAGTCAGTCTCCCAAAAGGTATAAGCTCCGAGATGACTTTGAGAAGAAGATGGCTGACTTCCACAAGGAGGAGATGGATGATCAAGATAAGGACAAAGCTAAGGGAAGAAAGGAATCTGAGTTTGATGATGAACCCAAATTTATGTCTAAAGTCATAGGTGCAAACAAAaaccaggaggaggagaagtCAGGCAAATGGGAGGGCCTGGTATATGCACCTCCAgggaaggaaaagcagagaaaaacagaggagctggaggaggagtcTTTCCCAGAGAGATCCAAAAAGGAAGATCGGGGCAAGAGAAGCGAAGGTGGGCACAGGGGCTTTGTGCCTGAGAAGAATTTCCGAGTGACTGCTTATAAAGCAGTCCAGGAGAAAAGCTCATCACCTCCCCCAAGAAAGACCTCTGAGAGCCGAGACAAGCTGGGAGCGAAAGGAGATTTTCCCACAGGAAAGTCTTCCTTTTCCATTACTCGAGAGGCACAGGTCAATGTCCGGATGGACTCTTTTGATGAGGACCTCGCACG accCAGTGGCTTATTGGCTCAGGAACGCAAGCTTTGCCGAGATCTAGTCCATAGCAACAAAAAGGAACAGGAGTTTCGTTCCATTTTCCAGCACATACAATCAGCTCAGTCTCAGCGTAGCCCCTCAGAACTGTTTGCCCAACATATAGTGACCATTGTTCACCATGTTAAAG AGCATCACTTTGGGTCCTCAGGAATGACATTACATGAACGCTTTACTAAATACCTAAAGAGAGGAACTGAGCAGGAGGCagccaaaaacaagaaaagcccAGAGATACACAG GAGAATAGACATTTCCCCCAGTACATTCAGAAAACATGGTTTGGCTCATGATGAAATGAAAAGTCCCCGGGAACCTGGCTACAAG GCTGAGGGAAAATACAAAGATGATCCTGTTGATCTCCGCCTTGATATTGAACGTCGTAAAAAACATAAGGAGAGAGATCTTAAACGAGGTAAATCGAGAGAATCAGTGGATTCCCGAGACTCCAGTCACTCAAGGGAAAGGTCAGctgaaaaaacagagaaaactcaTAAAGGATCAAAGAAACAGAA GAAGCATCGGAGAGCAAGAGACAGGTCCagatcctcctcctcttcctcccagtcATCTCACTCCTACAAAGCAGAAGAGTACACTgaagagacagaggaaagagaggagagcACCACGGGCTTTGACAAATCAAGACTGGGGACCAAAGACTTTGTGGGTCCAAGTGAAAGAGGAGGTGGCAGAGCTCGAGGAACCTTT CAGTTTCGAGCCAGAGgaagaggctggggcagaggcaACTACTCTgggaacaataacaacaacagcaacaacgattttcaaaaaagaaaccgGGAAGAGGAGTGGGACCCAGAGTACACACCCAAAAGCAAGAAGTATTACTTG CATGATGACCGTGAAGGCGAAGGCAGTGACAAGTGGGTGAGCCGGGGCCGGGGCCGAGGAGCCTTTCCTCGGGGTCGGGGCCGGTTCATGTTCCGGAAATCAAGTACCAGCCCCAAGTGGGCCCATGACAAGTTcagtggggaggaaggggagattGAAGACGACGAGAGTGGGACAGAGAACCGAGAAGAGAAGGACAATATACAGCCCACAACCGAGTAG